From a single Pararge aegeria chromosome 16, ilParAegt1.1, whole genome shotgun sequence genomic region:
- the LOC120630246 gene encoding splicing factor 3B subunit 3 isoform X1 translates to MYLYNLTLQGSTAITHAVHGNFSGTKQQEIIISRGKTLEMLRPDPNTGKVHTLMKVEIFGIVRSMMSFRLTGGTKDYLVVGSDSGRIVILEYIPAKNILEKVHQETFGKSGCRRIVPGQYLAIDPKGRAVMIGAIEKQKLVYILNRDAEARLTISSPLEAHKSNTLVYHMVGVDVGFENPMFACLEIDYEEADADPSGEAAQKTQQTLTFYELDLGLNHVVRKYSEPLEEHANFLITVPGGNDGPSGVLICSENYLTYKNLGDQHDIRCPIPRRRNDLDDPERGMIFVCSATHKTKSMFFFLAQTEQGDIFKITIETDEDMVTEIKLKYFDTVPVATAMCVLKTGFLFVACEFGNHYLYQIAHLGDEDDEPEFSSAMPLEEGDTFFFAPRPLRNLVLVDELDSLSPILACHVADLTGEDTPQVYLACGRGPRSSLRALRHGLEVAEMAVSELPGSPNAVWTVRRHKDDDFDSYIIVSFVNATLVLSIGETVEEVTDSGFLGTTPTLSCHALGSDALVQVYPDGIRHIRADKRVNEWKAPGKKSIVKCAVNQRQVVIALTGGELVYFEMDPTGQLNEYTERKKLSSDVSCMALGSVATGEQRAWFLAVGLVDNTVRIISLDPADCLAPRSMQALPASPESLCIVDQPFETGAKSALHLNIGLNNGVLLRTTLDSVSGDLADTRTRYLGSRPVKLFKVRVQSAEAVLAVSSRTWLGYQYQNRFHLTPLSYECLEYAAGFSSEQCTEGIVAISSNTLRILALEKLGAVFNQTYQPLEYTPRKFIINSENNQIIILETDHNSYTEEMKKQRRVQMAQEMREAAAGGAPEEQQLANEMADAFLSDVLPENVFSSPKAGAGMWASQIRVVDMTTGGSPTTVAKLQLEQNEAAVSLCALRWAAHGEHAVLHLVVGVAKDCILSPRMCTEGSLHVYKVYNTGKLELVHKTPVDEYPGALAAFNGKLLVGVGRMLRLYDIGRRKLLRKCENRHIPNLIGDIKTVRQRIYVADVQDSIFCVKYKKRENQLIIFADDTNPRWITNSCILDYDTIAISDKFGNIAIMRLPQTVTDDVDEDPTGNKALWDRGLLNGASQKGDIVVNFHVGETVTTLQRATLIPGGSEALLYATVSGSLGVLLPFTSREDHDFFQHLEMHMRSENSPLCGRDHLSFRSYYYPVKNVIDGDLCEQFNSLEPAKQKAIAGDLERMPAEVSKKLEDIRTRYAF, encoded by the exons ATGTATTTGTATAACTTGACACTGCAAGGGTCTACGGCCATCACACATGCCGTCCACGGTAATTTCTCCGGCACAAAGCAGCAGGAGATCATAATATCACGTGGAAAAACATTAGAGATGCTTAGACCGGATCCTAATACCGGCAAAGTTCATACGCTGATGAAGGTTGAAATATTTGGCATTGTTCGATCCATGATGTCATTTCGTCTGACCGGCGGCACAAAAG ATTACTTGGTTGTTGGCTCTGATTCTGGTCGTATTGTTATATTGGAGTACATTCCAGCTAAAAATATTCTAGAAAAGGTGCATCAAGAAACCTTTGGAAAGTCTGGTTGTCGTAGAATTGTGCCCGGACAGTACCTAGCCATAGATCCTAAAGGCAGAGCTGTTATGATTG GTGCTATTGAGAAGCAGAAATTGGTGTACATTTTGAACAGAGATGCAGAAGCTAGATTAACAATTTCCTCACCACTGGAGGCACATAAATCAAACACTTTAGTATACCACATGGTTGGTGTGGATGTTGGCTTTGAGAACCCCATGTTTGCATGTTTGGAGATAGATTATGAAGAAGCAGATGCTGATCCTTcag GTGAAGCTGCTCAAAAGACACAGCAAACATTAACTTTTTATGAATTAGATTTGGGTCTCAACCATGTTGTTAGAAAATATTCAGAACCACTAGAGGAACATGCAAACTTTCTTATAACCGTTCCTGGTGGTAATGATGGGCCTTCTGGTGTACTTATCTGTTCCGAGAATTACctgacatacaaaaatttagGAGACCAGCATGATATCCGATGCCCCATACCCAGGAGACGTAATGATTTGGATGATCCTGAAAGAGGAATGATATTTGTTTGCTCTGCAACACACAAGACAAAGTCCATGTTCTTTTTCTTGGCTCAAACGGAGCAGggtgatatatttaaaataacaatagaaaCTGATGAAGATATGGTCACAGAAATAAAGCTCAAATATTTTGACACTGTACCAGTTGCAACAGCCATGTGTGTTCTGAAAACTGGTTTTTTGTTTGTGGCTTGTGAGTTTGGCAACCA TTACTTGTATCAAATTGCTCATTTGGGTGATGAAGACGATGAGCCAGAGTTCAGTTCAGCAATGCCACTGGAAGAGGGTGATACATTCTTCTTTGCTCCACGGCCACTTAGAAATTTGGTGCTAGTTGATGAATTGGATTCACTTTCACCAATATTAG cTTGCCATGTGGCGGATTTAACTGGTGAAGACACTCCTCAAGTATATCTAGCTTGTGGTAGAGGACCTAGGTCATCATTACGGGCATTGAGGCATGGTCTGGAAGTGGCAGAAATGGCGGTCTCAGAACTGCCAGGTTCTCCTAATGCTGTGTGGACTGTAAGACGACACAAAGATG ACGACTTTGACTCTTACATCATAGTGTCATTCGTTAATGCCACCCTTGTGCTTTCTATTGGTGAGACTGTAGAGGAAGTGACAGACTCCGGCTTTCTGGGAACAACACCTACGCTGAGTTGCCATGCACTTGGTAGTGATGCTCTAGTCCAAGTATATCCAGATGGTATTAGACATATTCGGGCCGACAAAAGGGTAAATGAATGGAAGGCGCCTGGCAAAAAGTCTATAGTTAAATGTGCTGTGAACCAAAGACAAGTTGTTATTGCATTAACTGGTGGTGAACTTGTTTACTTTGAAATGGATCCT ACTGGACAGTTAAATGAATACACAGAAAGGAAAAAACTGTCTTCTGATGTTTCTTGTATGGCGTTAGGCTCTGTGGCGACAGGCGAGCAGCGAGCTTGGTTCTTGGCTGTTGGCCTTGTCGATAATACTGTTCGAATCATTTCATTGGACCCAGCG GATTGCTTAGCACCACGTTCGATGCAGGCACTACCTGCCAGTCCAGAATCTTTATGTATAGTTGATCAGCCTTTTGAGACTGGCGCAAAGTCTGCATTACATCTTAATATAGGACTTAACAATGGAGTACTTTTAAGAACAACTCTAGATTCTGTTAGTGGAGATTTAGCAGATACAAGGACCCG GTATTTGGGATCCCGTCCAGTGAAGCTGTTTAAAGTAAGAGTACAATCGGCCGAAGCGGTATTAGCTGTGTCGTCTAGGACGTGGCTGGGCTACCAGTATCAGAATCGGTTTCATCTTACACCACTCTCGTACGAATGTCTAGAATATGCAGCCGGTTTCAGCTCAG aacAGTGTACCGAGGGTATCGTAGCAATTTCGTCAAACACATTAAGGATTTTGGCATTAGAAAAATTGGGTGCTGTGTTCAATCAAACATACCAGCCATTGGAGTACACACCACGAAAGTTTATCATTAACTCtgaaaacaatcaaataattattctaGAAACTGATCATAACTCCTACACAGAGGAAATGAAGAAGCAAAGAAG GGTGCAAATGGCACAAGAAATGAGAGAAGCGGCGGCTGGCGGGGCACCTGAAGAACAACAACTGGCAAACGAAATGGCAGATGCATTCCTATCAGATGTTTTACCAGAAAACGTGTTTTCATCACCAAAGGCTGGCGCGG GTATGTGGGCATCCCAAATCAGAGTGGTGGACATGACCACAGGTGGAAGTCCGACCACAGTAGCAAAGCTGCAATTGGAACAGAACGAAGCGGCCGTGTCACTGTGTGCGCTTCGCTGGGCGGCGCACGGGGAGCATGCAGTTCTGCATCTGGTGGTTGGTGTCGCCAAGGACTGTATACTGTCGCCGAGAATGTGCACAGAGGGCAGTTTACATGTTTACAAG GTTTATAATACGGGTAAATTAGAATTGGTTCACAAAACTCCCGTAGATGAATACCCTGGAGCGTTAGCTGCATTTAATGGCAAACTCCTAGTTGGTGTAGGCCGTATGTTAAGACTCTATGACATCGGCAGAAGAAAATTACTTCGCAAGTGCGAAAATAGACACATTCCAAACCTCATAGGGGATATTAAAACAGTTCGGCAAAGAATTTACGTAGCAGATGTGCAGGATTCAATCTTTTGTGTCAAATACAAGAAAAGAGAGAACCAACTGATCATAtttgcagatgacactaatccTAGGTGGATAACAAATAGTTGCATCCTAGATTACGATACAATAGCAATTTCTGATAAGTTTGGTAATATAGCCATCATGAGATTACCACAAACAGTCACAGATGATGTGGATGAAGATCCTACTGGGAATAAAGCTTTATGGGATAGAG GTCTTCTCAATGGAGCATCACAGAAAGGCGATATTGTCGTCAATTTCCATGTTGGTGAAACTGTGACGACACTGCAGAGAGCAACATTGATTCCCGGCGGATCGGAAGCTCTCCTATACGCAACAGTTAGCGGCTCACTTGGAGTACTCCTACCGTTCACTTCCAGAGAAGACCACGACTTCTTTCAACATCTGGAGATGCACATGAGAAGTGAAAATTCGCCGCTGTGTGGACGCGATCACTTGTCTTTTAGAAGTTATTATTATCCTGTAAAA AATGTGATTGATGGAGATCTCTGTGAACAGTTCAACTCTTTGGAGCCAGCCAAACAAAAGGCGATCGCTGGTGACTTGGAACGAATGCCAGCGGAAGTGTCCAAAAAACTTGAAGATATTAGGACAAGATACGCGTTCTAA
- the LOC120630246 gene encoding splicing factor 3B subunit 3 isoform X2, translating into MYLYNLTLQGSTAITHAVHGNFSGTKQQEIIISRGKTLEMLRPDPNTGKVHTLMKVEIFGIVRSMMSFRLTGGTKDYLVVGSDSGRIVILEYIPAKNILEKVHQETFGKSGCRRIVPGQYLAIDPKGRAVMIGAIEKQKLVYILNRDAEARLTISSPLEAHKSNTLVYHMVGVDVGFENPMFACLEIDYEEADADPSGEAAQKTQQTLTFYELDLGLNHVVRKYSEPLEEHANFLITVPGGNDGPSGVLICSENYLTYKNLGDQHDIRCPIPRRRNDLDDPERGMIFVCSATHKTKSMFFFLAQTEQGDIFKITIETDEDMVTEIKLKYFDTVPVATAMCVLKTGFLFVACEFGNHYLYQIAHLGDEDDEPEFSSAMPLEEGDTFFFAPRPLRNLVLVDELDSLSPILACHVADLTGEDTPQVYLACGRGPRSSLRALRHGLEVAEMAVSELPGSPNAVWTVRRHKDESTFGR; encoded by the exons ATGTATTTGTATAACTTGACACTGCAAGGGTCTACGGCCATCACACATGCCGTCCACGGTAATTTCTCCGGCACAAAGCAGCAGGAGATCATAATATCACGTGGAAAAACATTAGAGATGCTTAGACCGGATCCTAATACCGGCAAAGTTCATACGCTGATGAAGGTTGAAATATTTGGCATTGTTCGATCCATGATGTCATTTCGTCTGACCGGCGGCACAAAAG ATTACTTGGTTGTTGGCTCTGATTCTGGTCGTATTGTTATATTGGAGTACATTCCAGCTAAAAATATTCTAGAAAAGGTGCATCAAGAAACCTTTGGAAAGTCTGGTTGTCGTAGAATTGTGCCCGGACAGTACCTAGCCATAGATCCTAAAGGCAGAGCTGTTATGATTG GTGCTATTGAGAAGCAGAAATTGGTGTACATTTTGAACAGAGATGCAGAAGCTAGATTAACAATTTCCTCACCACTGGAGGCACATAAATCAAACACTTTAGTATACCACATGGTTGGTGTGGATGTTGGCTTTGAGAACCCCATGTTTGCATGTTTGGAGATAGATTATGAAGAAGCAGATGCTGATCCTTcag GTGAAGCTGCTCAAAAGACACAGCAAACATTAACTTTTTATGAATTAGATTTGGGTCTCAACCATGTTGTTAGAAAATATTCAGAACCACTAGAGGAACATGCAAACTTTCTTATAACCGTTCCTGGTGGTAATGATGGGCCTTCTGGTGTACTTATCTGTTCCGAGAATTACctgacatacaaaaatttagGAGACCAGCATGATATCCGATGCCCCATACCCAGGAGACGTAATGATTTGGATGATCCTGAAAGAGGAATGATATTTGTTTGCTCTGCAACACACAAGACAAAGTCCATGTTCTTTTTCTTGGCTCAAACGGAGCAGggtgatatatttaaaataacaatagaaaCTGATGAAGATATGGTCACAGAAATAAAGCTCAAATATTTTGACACTGTACCAGTTGCAACAGCCATGTGTGTTCTGAAAACTGGTTTTTTGTTTGTGGCTTGTGAGTTTGGCAACCA TTACTTGTATCAAATTGCTCATTTGGGTGATGAAGACGATGAGCCAGAGTTCAGTTCAGCAATGCCACTGGAAGAGGGTGATACATTCTTCTTTGCTCCACGGCCACTTAGAAATTTGGTGCTAGTTGATGAATTGGATTCACTTTCACCAATATTAG cTTGCCATGTGGCGGATTTAACTGGTGAAGACACTCCTCAAGTATATCTAGCTTGTGGTAGAGGACCTAGGTCATCATTACGGGCATTGAGGCATGGTCTGGAAGTGGCAGAAATGGCGGTCTCAGAACTGCCAGGTTCTCCTAATGCTGTGTGGACTGTAAGACGACACAAAGATG AATCCACTTTCGGGCGATGA
- the LOC120630441 gene encoding uncharacterized protein LOC120630441 has protein sequence MDNMEAGTSSNIENTMQDIFGVDEEDPYQDSGSEYLPSRSPSPTPLDLIDILEDNHSQNNQDPQNDQEQRKPRKRVRQPHKWKKNIRKAKRARGEEYVNAKGKTVPSKNINTDIPCRCGLKCHDKVGAAQQKALFDRFYAMESFTLQSSYLFSLVKVLPKKRCSFLTDRRQTESRRSNTRVYTIPNSDGLYTTVCKEFFKKVFAVSDGRISRVLKTKLSIPTPPIDRRGKHVPVNKTSEEKVQKVKTFIDKFPKYESHYTLHKSMNRRFLAPDLSLPKMYSMYCDNISESEKVSDFMFRKIFNEQFNLSFHAPVSDSCKKCDNLKIKIDAAHSLEEKYQLELQKKLHLSKADSAKDNYKKDKNLAKEDLDVTVIVFDLMKTLPTPVVSTGVCYYKRQLWTYVLGIHDAANDNATMCVWDETVASRGPQEIGSCLLRYIKENVKTKRLILYSDQCGGQNRNIKMATLCQYIISHPDYVVENIDHKFFVSGHSYLACDQDFGLIEKKKKYFQNIFVPDDWIEVIKTARKKKPFQIIKMAKEDFYSTKKLENNITNRKVTAEKSKVKWLNIQWLLYHKNYPFTIFFKYSNNEEVLFESVDLKKRNSIAIANLQLDLLYPLGRQISVEKKKDLVELLQYIPPVLHDFYNNIKDSASVGNDLHVEDEVIDSD, from the exons ATGGATAACATGGAAGCTGGAACCTCTAGTAACATAGAAAACACAATGCAAG ATATCTTCGGAGTGGATGAGGAAGACCCATATCAAGATTCAGGCTCTGAGTATTTACCATCCAGATCGCCATCGCCAACTCCCTTGGATCTAATTGATATTTTAGAAGATAACCACTCTCAAAACAACCAAGACCCTCAAAACGACCAAGAGCAACGGAAGCCAAGAAAGCGAGTTCGACAGCCACATAAGTGGAAAAAGAATATACGCAAGGCAAAACGCGCGAGAGGTGAGGAATATGTGAATGCAAAAGGCAAAACTGTACCTtcgaaaaatataaacacagatATACCATGTAGATGTGGACTAAAATGCCACGATAAAGTTGGTGCTGCACAGCAAAAAGCACTCTTCGATAGGTTTTATGCCATGGAAAGTTTTACTTTGCAGTCATCTTACTTATTTTCATTGGTAAAAGTGTTACCTAAAAAAAGATGCTCTTTTCTCACTGATCGCCGACAAACTGAGTCTAGACGCTCCAATACCCGAGTATATACTATTCCAAATTCCGATGGTTTGTATACTACGGTATGTaaagaattctttaaaaaagtttttgcaGTATCTGATGGAAGAATATCcagagttttaaaaacaaaattgtccATTCCTACACCACCTATTGATAGAAGAGGAAAGCATGTTCCTGTCAATAAGACATCTGAAGAAAAAGttcaaaaagtaaaaacatttattgataaatttccTAAGTATGAATCACACTACACACTACACAAGAGTATGAACAGAAGGTTCTTAGCTCCAGATCTAAGTTTACCAAAAATGTATTCCATGTACTGTGATAATATTTCTGAGTCAGAAAAGGTATCCGATTTTATGTTCcggaaaatatttaatgaacaatttaatttatcattcCATGCACCTGTATCCGATTCATGCAAGAAATGTGACAATTTGAAGATTAAGATAGATGCAGCTCATTCACTAGAAGAAAAGTACCAGCTTGAgttacaaaaaaagttacacctCTCAAAAGCTGACAGTGCGAAAGATAATTACAAGAAAGATAAAAACCTTGCTAAAGAAGACTTAGATGTCACTGTCATTGTATTCGACCTAATGAAAACATTGCCTACTCCAGTAGTGTCAACGGGAGTGTGTTATTATAAAAGGCAGCTGTGGACGTATGTACTAGGTATACATGATGCTGCAAATGACAACGCAACAATGTGTGTATGGGATGAGACTGTAGCCTCTAGAGGACCACAGGAGATAGGCTCTTGTTTATTGCGATacattaaagaaaatgttaagaccaaaaggttaattttatattctgacCAATGTGGTGGCCAAAATCGCAATATAAAAATGGCCACTCTTTGTCAATATATTATTAGTCATCCAGACTATGTTGTGGAAAATATTGACCATAAATTTTTTGTAAGCGGTCATTCTTATTTGGCGTGTGATCAGGACTTTGgcttaatagaaaaaaagaaaaaatattttcagaataTTTTCGTACCTGATGATTGGATTGAAGTAATAAAGACtgcaagaaagaaaaaaccctttcaaattataaaaatggccAAAGAAGATTTCTATTCAACCAAAAAATTGGAGAATAATATAACCAATCGAAAAGTCACTGCAGAGAAATCAAAAGTAAAGTGGCTAAATATTCAGTGGCTCCTGTACCACAAGAACTACCcattcacaatattttttaaatattcaaataatgaaGAGGTCCTGTTTGAAAGTGTGGacttgaaaaaaagaaattctatTGCCATAGCTAATTTACAGCTTGATCTTTTGTATCCATTGGGTAGACAAATAAGTGTGGAGaaaaaaaaggatttggtgGAACTTCTTCAATACATTCCCCCGGTACTtcatgatttttataataatattaaggatagtGCTTCGGTAGGTAATGATTTGCATGTGGAAGATGAAGTAATAGATAGTGATTGA